One part of the Desulfonema ishimotonii genome encodes these proteins:
- a CDS encoding MATE family efflux transporter has translation MNSVSDDHPFVSAPHATLMSMSFPVLFSLIAEPLTGLADTAFVARLGTAPLAALGVGTMTLSSVFWIFNFLGIGTQTEVARAEGRGEKRRAVEVGGLALALGLIFGGLLIVAGFPLMSPAAALMGATDAVREHAVAYMRVRLLGAPAVLVSIAAFGVLRGLQDMRTPLWVAVGVNVLNLLLDALFIFGWGPVPALGIFGAALASTISQWAGAAWTVRVVYLRLGMPKQVRAADAYRLLRVGGDLFVRTGLVTAFLLLTTRSATQIGADAGAAHQAIRQFWMFTALFLDAFAITGQSLVAYFMGQGRADQVRRVAKVVCLWSMGFGLALGIFMGIVREGMIHLLVPPPAADLFRSAWLVAALMQPVNALAFATDGIHWGTGDYRFLRNVMIAATATGVTGILLTDAGQPGALTHVWEVTTLWVTVRAIFGIMRIWPGMGQSPIARKA, from the coding sequence TTGAATTCTGTTTCCGACGATCACCCGTTTGTCTCGGCGCCCCACGCCACACTGATGTCCATGTCATTTCCGGTCCTCTTTTCCCTGATTGCGGAGCCGCTGACCGGGCTGGCGGATACGGCCTTTGTGGCGCGGCTGGGCACAGCGCCCCTGGCCGCCCTCGGGGTGGGCACTATGACACTCTCAAGTGTCTTCTGGATCTTCAATTTCCTCGGCATCGGCACCCAGACCGAGGTGGCCCGGGCCGAGGGCCGGGGAGAGAAACGCAGGGCCGTCGAAGTCGGCGGACTGGCCCTGGCCCTGGGGCTGATATTCGGGGGGCTGCTCATTGTGGCAGGATTTCCCCTGATGTCACCGGCCGCCGCGCTGATGGGGGCCACGGATGCCGTGCGTGAACACGCGGTTGCGTATATGCGGGTCCGGCTTCTGGGGGCACCGGCTGTGCTGGTCAGCATCGCGGCCTTTGGTGTGCTGCGGGGACTTCAGGACATGCGAACGCCCCTGTGGGTGGCCGTCGGGGTTAACGTCCTCAACCTTTTGCTGGACGCCCTGTTCATCTTCGGATGGGGTCCGGTTCCGGCCCTGGGCATTTTCGGCGCAGCCCTTGCCAGCACCATCAGCCAGTGGGCCGGGGCCGCATGGACGGTCCGGGTGGTATATCTGCGCCTGGGAATGCCGAAGCAGGTCCGGGCCGCAGATGCGTACAGGCTCCTCCGGGTCGGCGGGGATCTGTTTGTGCGCACCGGTCTGGTGACGGCCTTTCTGTTGCTCACCACCCGGTCGGCCACGCAGATCGGGGCCGATGCGGGGGCGGCACATCAGGCCATTCGTCAGTTCTGGATGTTTACGGCGCTCTTTCTGGATGCCTTTGCCATTACCGGCCAGAGCCTGGTGGCCTATTTCATGGGGCAGGGAAGGGCGGATCAGGTCCGGCGGGTGGCAAAGGTGGTCTGTCTGTGGAGTATGGGCTTCGGACTGGCGCTGGGCATCTTCATGGGGATTGTCCGGGAGGGCATGATTCACCTGCTGGTGCCGCCCCCGGCGGCTGACCTTTTCCGGTCGGCCTGGCTGGTGGCGGCCCTCATGCAGCCGGTCAATGCCCTAGCCTTTGCCACGGACGGCATTCACTGGGGAACCGGGGATTACCGTTTTCTGCGCAATGTGATGATCGCGGCCACGGCAACCGGCGTGACCGGTATTCTGCTGACCGACGCGGGGCAGCCCGGTGCCCTGACCCATGTCTGGGAGGTCACCACCTTATGGGTCACGGTGCGGGCGATTTTCGGCATCATGCGGATCTGGCCGGGAATGGGACAAAGCCCCATCGCCCGGAAAGCCTGA
- a CDS encoding radical SAM protein, with protein MHYENPERMIRPPSEAHSILLQATVGCSHNKCTFCGAYKGLRFKIKPEETVMADIAWAAEHFRHVRRLFICDGDALIIPQKRLLKILTEIEKQLPWVTRVGVYANTKGIGLKSDAELRELRDHGLKIAYMGLESGDDVTLGAVRKGADAEKMIRMGRKIRAAGVRLSVTVLLGLAGKERSQIHAEETGRVLSAIDPEYVGALSLMLIPGTPMHDDCAAGKFELIDPDGMLMELRTMIAHTDMSQGLFHANHASNYLPIKARLPRDKAKTLDMIDQALAGKIRLKPEWMRAL; from the coding sequence ATGCACTATGAAAATCCGGAGAGGATGATCAGGCCGCCGAGTGAGGCCCACAGCATTTTGCTTCAGGCGACCGTCGGATGCTCTCACAACAAATGCACATTCTGCGGCGCATACAAGGGCCTCCGGTTCAAAATCAAGCCGGAGGAGACGGTCATGGCGGATATCGCCTGGGCGGCGGAACACTTCCGCCATGTCCGGCGTCTGTTCATCTGCGACGGGGATGCCCTGATTATCCCCCAGAAGCGGCTGCTGAAAATCCTGACAGAGATTGAAAAGCAGCTCCCCTGGGTGACACGGGTCGGTGTTTACGCCAACACAAAGGGGATCGGCCTCAAGAGCGATGCGGAACTCCGGGAACTCCGGGACCACGGCCTGAAAATCGCCTATATGGGCCTTGAGTCGGGAGATGACGTCACCCTCGGCGCCGTCAGAAAAGGCGCGGATGCTGAAAAAATGATCCGCATGGGCCGAAAGATCCGGGCCGCAGGCGTCCGGCTCTCCGTCACCGTCCTGCTGGGGCTTGCCGGAAAAGAGCGCTCGCAGATTCATGCGGAGGAGACCGGCCGGGTACTGAGCGCCATTGATCCCGAATATGTGGGCGCGCTGAGCCTGATGCTGATTCCGGGAACACCGATGCACGACGACTGCGCTGCCGGGAAATTTGAACTGATCGATCCGGACGGGATGCTCATGGAACTGCGGACCATGATCGCCCATACGGACATGTCACAGGGGCTTTTCCACGCCAACCACGCCTCAAACTATCTTCCCATCAAAGCCAGACTTCCCAGAGACAAAGCAAAGACCCTTGACATGATCGACCAGGCCCTTGCCGGAAAGATCCGGTTGAAACCCGAATGGATGAGGGCACTGTAA